A region from the Sphingopyxis lindanitolerans genome encodes:
- a CDS encoding ArsR/SmtB family transcription factor, translating into MVNQQAALNTLFHALADPTRRAVISRLLKGAAPVTRLAAPFDMGLPAFLKHLAVLETSGLIRSEKQGRVRTCHIDADRLAAAEGWLGEQRAIWQSRTDRLAAFVESQTAEEKNP; encoded by the coding sequence ATGGTGAACCAACAGGCCGCCCTCAACACCCTCTTTCATGCGCTCGCCGACCCGACTCGGCGCGCGGTGATCAGCCGACTGCTGAAAGGCGCGGCGCCGGTGACGCGCCTCGCCGCGCCGTTCGACATGGGGCTTCCCGCCTTCCTCAAGCATCTTGCGGTGCTCGAAACATCGGGGCTGATCCGGTCGGAGAAGCAGGGCCGCGTCCGCACCTGCCATATCGATGCCGACCGGCTCGCCGCGGCCGAGGGCTGGCTCGGCGAGCAGCGCGCTATCTGGCAGAGCCGCACCGACCGGCTCGCCGCTTTCGTCGAATCGCAAACCGCCGAGGAGAAAAATCCGTGA
- a CDS encoding SRPBCC family protein, whose protein sequence is MTTDTELTISRLIAAPPSAVWEAWSIPANLEKWWIPAPIACRVDTLDLRPGGGFVTRMREGDGDWQPHIDGCFLEAVPEQRLVFTTVLTEGWQPADPWLAVTAILTFEARDGGTLYSARVLHKNPEDSAKHDEMGFQEGWGTAIGQLAALIER, encoded by the coding sequence GTGACGACCGACACCGAACTGACCATCTCGCGCCTGATCGCCGCGCCGCCATCGGCGGTGTGGGAGGCGTGGAGCATTCCCGCGAATCTCGAAAAATGGTGGATCCCGGCGCCGATCGCCTGCCGCGTCGACACGCTCGACCTGCGCCCCGGCGGCGGTTTCGTCACCCGGATGCGCGAAGGCGACGGCGACTGGCAACCGCACATCGACGGCTGCTTCCTCGAAGCGGTGCCCGAACAGAGGCTCGTCTTCACCACCGTGCTCACCGAAGGCTGGCAGCCCGCCGACCCCTGGCTCGCGGTGACCGCGATCCTGACCTTCGAGGCCCGCGACGGCGGCACGCTCTACTCGGCCCGCGTCCTCCACAAGAACCCCGAGGACAGCGCCAAGCATGATGAGATGGGCTTCCAGGAAGGCTGGGGCACCGCGATCGGCCAGCTTGCGGCGCTTATCGAACGCTAA
- the serS gene encoding serine--tRNA ligase, whose translation MHDIRLIRDNPQAFDAGLARRGLEPLSAEILGLDASLRALQTEIQAALARRNEASKAIGQAMATGDKDKAEALKAEVADLKATLPAKEEAERERLAALHDLLAALPNLPAADVPDGEDEDGNVEIARWGTPRTFDFTPQEHADFAPALGLDFETAAKMSGARFAFLRGQMARLERAIGQFMLDRQTGEPGYVECATPLMVRDEAAFGTTQLPKFREDLFQTTDGRWLISTSEMSLTNAVREEILPEAELPIRMTALTPCFRSEAGSAGRDTRGYIRQHQFWKVELVSIVRPEDSDAELERKTRAAENILEALDLPYRKMLLCSGDMGFSARKTYDLEVWLPGQNAYREISSCSNCGDFQARRMNTRFRRESVKSHAFVHTLNGSGLAVGRTLVAILENYQQADGSVDIPAALLPYMGGITRLTP comes from the coding sequence ATGCACGATATCCGCCTGATCCGGGATAACCCGCAAGCCTTCGACGCCGGCCTCGCGCGCCGCGGCCTCGAGCCCCTGTCCGCTGAAATCCTGGGCCTCGACGCCTCGCTGCGCGCCTTGCAGACCGAAATCCAGGCCGCGCTCGCGCGCCGCAACGAAGCGTCGAAGGCGATCGGCCAGGCGATGGCGACGGGCGACAAGGACAAGGCCGAGGCGCTGAAGGCCGAGGTCGCCGACCTCAAGGCGACGCTCCCCGCAAAGGAAGAGGCCGAGCGCGAACGACTGGCCGCGCTCCACGACCTGCTTGCCGCGCTGCCCAACCTTCCCGCCGCCGACGTCCCCGATGGCGAAGACGAAGACGGCAATGTCGAGATCGCGCGCTGGGGCACGCCGCGGACGTTCGATTTCACCCCTCAAGAGCACGCCGATTTCGCTCCAGCGCTCGGGCTCGATTTCGAGACCGCGGCGAAGATGTCGGGCGCGCGCTTCGCCTTCCTGCGCGGCCAGATGGCGCGGCTCGAACGCGCGATCGGCCAGTTCATGCTCGACAGGCAGACCGGCGAGCCCGGCTATGTCGAATGCGCGACCCCGCTGATGGTGCGCGACGAAGCGGCGTTCGGGACGACCCAGCTTCCCAAGTTCCGCGAGGATCTGTTCCAGACCACCGACGGCCGCTGGCTGATCTCGACCTCCGAGATGAGTCTGACCAACGCGGTGCGCGAGGAGATTTTGCCCGAGGCCGAGCTGCCGATCCGCATGACCGCGCTCACCCCCTGCTTCCGCTCCGAAGCGGGTTCGGCGGGACGCGATACGCGCGGCTATATCCGCCAGCATCAGTTCTGGAAGGTCGAACTCGTCTCGATCGTGCGGCCCGAGGACAGCGACGCCGAACTCGAACGCAAGACAAGGGCGGCCGAAAACATATTGGAAGCGCTCGACCTTCCCTATCGCAAGATGCTGCTGTGCAGCGGCGACATGGGCTTTTCGGCGCGCAAGACCTATGATCTCGAAGTCTGGTTGCCCGGCCAGAACGCCTATCGCGAGATTTCGAGCTGCTCGAACTGCGGCGACTTCCAGGCGCGCCGCATGAACACGCGGTTCCGCCGCGAGAGCGTCAAGAGCCATGCCTTCGTCCATACGCTCAACGGCTCGGGCCTCGCGGTCGGGCGCACGCTCGTCGCGATCCTCGAAAATTACCAGCAGGCCGACGGCAGCGTCGACATTCCGGCGGCGCTGCTGCCCTATATGGGCGGGATTACCAGACTTACCCCTTGA
- the surE gene encoding 5'/3'-nucleotidase SurE, with translation MRILLTNDDGYHAPGMAVLEAIARQLSDDIWVCAPAEEQSGAGHSLTLSRPVRVHRHGTRRWSCSGTPTDSVMMAIGKLMPEKPDLILSGVNRGANLGDDITYSGTVSAAIEGALAGIRSIALSQVYAREGMGDGVPFEAAEAWGAKVLRPLIDREMPPRTLINVNFPAIPAAEVKGIRITRQGFHDYGRGSIVEGTDPRGYRYYWFGLHGIVHSQGHDSDLEAIDDHHISVTPLQLDLTHDASLAALRGAYSS, from the coding sequence ATGCGCATCCTCCTCACCAACGACGACGGCTATCATGCCCCCGGCATGGCGGTCCTCGAAGCGATCGCGCGCCAGCTTTCGGACGATATCTGGGTCTGCGCGCCCGCCGAGGAGCAATCAGGCGCCGGCCACTCGCTGACCCTCTCGCGCCCGGTCCGCGTCCACCGGCATGGGACACGCCGCTGGTCGTGCAGCGGCACCCCGACCGATTCGGTGATGATGGCGATCGGCAAGCTGATGCCCGAAAAGCCCGATCTGATCCTGTCGGGGGTCAACCGCGGCGCCAATCTGGGCGACGATATCACTTATTCGGGCACGGTTTCGGCGGCGATCGAGGGCGCGCTCGCGGGAATCCGCTCGATCGCGCTGAGCCAGGTCTATGCCCGCGAAGGCATGGGCGACGGCGTGCCGTTCGAGGCTGCCGAAGCGTGGGGGGCCAAGGTGCTGCGCCCGCTGATCGACAGGGAGATGCCGCCGCGCACGCTGATCAACGTCAATTTCCCGGCAATTCCCGCCGCCGAGGTCAAGGGCATCCGCATCACGCGGCAGGGGTTCCACGACTATGGCCGCGGCTCGATCGTCGAGGGCACCGACCCGCGCGGCTATCGCTATTACTGGTTCGGCCTCCACGGCATCGTGCATTCGCAGGGTCACGACAGCGACCTCGAAGCGATCGACGACCATCATATCTCGGTCACCCCGCTCCAGCTCGACCTGACCCACGACGCCTCGCTCGCGGCGCTGCGCGGAGCTTATTCATCCTAA